The DNA window TGCCTCACCTCGCCGACCTCATGATCACGGGGCCGGTCCGTGCCACAGGGGTGGTCTCCGAGACGCCGAGTCGCCGTGAGGTCTTCACATGCATGCCCACGACGTCCGCTGAGGAGCGTCCCTGCGCCGAATCGATCGTGGCGCGTCTCCTGCGCGAAGCGTACAGGCGACCGGTCACCGCCGCGGATATCGCAGGTCCGATGTCGTTCTTCGATCGCGGCGCCGCGGAAGGGGGATTCGAGATCGGGGTCCGAACCGCGCTTCAGGCGATCCTGGCGAGTCCTTCGTTTCTCTTCCGCCTGGAACGGGAACCGGCGGACATCGGAGAGGGCGAGAGCTATCGCCTGCGCGATCTCGACCTGGCAACCCGCGTGTCCTTCTTCCTTTGGGCCACGGGACCGGACGAGGAGCTGCTGGGGCTCGCGGCCGAGGGGCGACTCCTGGACCCCGGAGTTCTGGAACAGCAGGTCGGGCGCATGTTGGCAGACCCCCGGGCGGAGGCGCTCGCCACCCGCTTCGCGCATCAGTGGCTGCGACTACAAGACGCGGCGAAGAATCAGCCCGAGCCTTTCTTCTATCCGGACTTCACCGGCCAGCTCCGCGCTGATATGGTGCGGGAGACGGAGCTCTTCTTCGGCCACCTCGTTCGCGAGAACCTGAGCTTCCTCGAGCTCATCGACGCGGACTACAGCTTCATGAACGAGCGTCTGGCTCGGCACTACGGCATCCCGGGGGTGTCCGGCAACGAGTTCAGACGGGTGCCCTACCCGGACGACGCCCGCCGGGGTGTGTTGGGCCACGGCAGCGTGCTGCTGCTTACCTCCATGTCCGACCGAACCTCTCCCGTGCTTCGCGGAAAGTGGGTGATGGAGGTACTCATGGGAACGCCGCCGCCGCCGCCGCCGCCCAACGTCCCGGCCTTCGATCAGACGGAAAGCGTAGCGGACGGGCGTCGTCTGACCACCCGCGAGCGCATGGAGCGGCACCGAGCCGACCCGACGTGTAACTCGTGCCACCGCTTGATGGACCCCATCGGCTTGGCACTCGACAACTTCGACGTGACAGGCCGGTGGCGGCAGCGCGAGAACATGATGCCGCTCGATACACGAGGCACGTATTACGACGGCACTCCCGTGAGCAAGCTGAGCGAGCTCACCGAGGTCCTGCTCGGGCGTCCGATCCCGCTCGTGCGCAACTTCGCCACCAACCTGCTGGCGTACGCCATGGGCCGGCGGGTGGAGTACTACGACCAGCCGGCGATCCGGGCGATCGTGAGAGATGCGGAGGCGGACGACTATCGAATGTCGTCCTTCATCCTGGGCGTCGTGAGAAGTGATCCGTTCCAGATGAGGCGATCGCAGGTGACCACCGACGCCGAGAAGGGGATGTAGAGCAATGCAATTCATCACAGGTAAGCACGTTTCTCGGAGGACGTTCGTCCGTGGCATGGGTGCGACGGTCGCGTTGCCGTTCCTGGACGCGATGGTCCCCGCCGGGCGCTCGTGGCGTGACAGCCTAGCAGCGCCCGCCAACACTCGGCTCGTCTGCATCGAAGAGTCGATGGGGTGCGCCGGCGGCAGCGACTGGGGAGATGCTCGGAACCTCTTCGCTCCGGCGAAGCTGGGCCGAGACTTCGAGTTCTCGCCGACGAGCCAGTTGGCGCCTCTGGAGCAGTACCGGGAGTACCTGACCATCGTCAGTAACACAGATTGCCGCATGGCGGAGCCGTATCGGGCTGCGGAGATCGGCGGTGACCACGACCGCTCCACGGCGGTGTTCCTGACGCAGGCCCATCCCAAGCAAACCCAGGGCTCGGATCTCTACCTCGGGACGTCGCTCGATCAGCTGCACGCGCGGCGCTTCGGACTCGACACCGCGCTGCCGTCACTCGAGCTGTGCACGGAGCCGATCGACCGCGGTGGCGGGTGCGCCTACAACTACCACTGCGCGTACACCACGTCGCTCGCGTGGGCGTCGCCCACGCAGCCGCTCCCGGCTATCCGCGAGCCGCGGGCGGTATTCGAGCGGCTCTTCGGCGCGGGGGATACCCCCGAAGACCGCGCGGCCAGGCGCCGGACGGATCGGAGCGTGATCGACTGGATCGCGACCGAAGTCGCGAGGTTGCGCATGACTCTGGGCGCAGTGGACCGCCTGGCCATGGACGAGTATCTGGGGCACATCCGCGAGATCGAGCGGAGGATCCAGCTCGTCGAGGCGCGTAACACCAGTGGCGAAGTGCGGGAGATGCCGGAGGCTCCGTCGGGCGTCCCGGACTCGTGGGAGGAGCACATGAGGCTGATGTTCGACCTCCAGGTGCTCGCGTTGCAGACGGACCTGACCCGCGTGATCACGTTCAAGACCGGCTTCGATCAGTCGAACAGGACGTTCCCGGACAGCGGAACTACCAAGTCGATCCACGGAGCGTCGCACCACGGCAACGTCGCGGCCGACATCATGGACTACAACCTGATCAACACGTACCGCCTGAGTCAGGTCGGCTACTTCCTGGAGAGGATGAAGAACACGATGGAGGGTGACTCCTCCCTGCTGGACAAGACAGCGATCGTTTGGGGCTCGCCGATGGGTGATCCCAACCTCCACAACCACCGCCGATGCCCGCTCATCCTGATGGGCCACGCGAACGGCGCCCTGGAAGGCAACCTCCACCTGAGGGCCCCGGAGGGCACGCCGATGGCGAACGTCTTCGTAAGCCTGATGCACGGCATCGGGCACGATGACATGCACGGCTTCGGCGACAGCACCGGCGAGTTCTCCTTGACGTTTCCGCGCGGCGCCGTGAGCGCTGCCGGGGCCGGCAGCGTTTCCAGGGATAGGGGCGCATGAGCGTGCGACGGCTGCAGGGGGTGATCGGCGCCGTCTTCGTGGTGGCCTTGCTCTCGGGCGCGGCGCTTCCCCTCGACACACCGCTGGTGGACGCAGCGCGTCGGGGTGAGGTGGAGGTGGTCAGGTCGTTGCTCGAGAGCGGTGTCGACGTCACCGAGGCCCAAGGGGACGGCCTGACCGCGCTGCACGCGGCGGCGGAGCGCGGCCACGTCGAGATCACGAAGCTGCTGATCTCGGCCGGCGCTGAGCTGAACGCCGAGACCCGCATCGGTCGGTACACCCCATTGCACCTCGCCGGTCGCGGCGGACACGGGCGCGTAGTGATGGCGCTGGTCGAGGCCGGCGCCGACGTGAACGTCACCACCACCAACACCGGGGTCACGCCCCTTCACCTAGCGGCCGCCGCCGTCGGTGGCGAGAAGGCTGTCGCGACGCTGCTGGAGCACGGCGCGGCGGTGAATGCGCGGGAGGCCTCGTCGGGACAGACGCCGCTGATGTTCGCCGCGGCCTACGACCGCTGGGCGGCCGTCGGGGAGCTCCTGAGCCGCGGCGCGGATCCAGCGATCACCACCGAAGTCATCGATGTGCTCCGGAGCGTCGCGATCGATCGCGAGGCCAACCGTCGGTTCCGGCAGATGGTCGCGTCCCTGCGTGACAGCGAGGAAAAGGCCGCCGATTGGGAGCCGAGTCCGGCTCAGGTGCAGGCGGTGATCCGCGCTCAACGGGAGTTCCTTCTGGCCGACGATCCCGTGGGGAAGTTCGACGCGAGCGAGCTCGTGAACTACAGGCCGGATTACCCGGGCGGACCCGACGTCGCGCGTCCTCCGTACCGGGAGACGCTCGTCGGGAAGACGGGCGGCATGACGGCGCTACTGCATGCGGCTCGAGAGGGCCACGTCGAGTCGGCGCGCATGTTGCTCGATGGCGGCGCCAACATCGACCAGGTGAGCGGTGGCGACCGAACGAGCTCCCTCCTGATGGCCACGCTCAACGGCCAGTTCGACTTGGCGCTGCTGCTCGTCGAGCGCGGTGCGGATCCCGACTTGGCCGCCTCAACCGATGGGTCTACGCCGCTCTTCGCGGTGCTCCAGACACAGTGGGCACCGAAGTCGAACTACCCCCAGCCGCGGGCGCACGACAATCAGCAGGCGGAGCACCTGGACGTGTTGCGTGCCCTCCTGGAGGCGGGCGCCGATCCGAACGTGCGACTGAACACCCACCTGTGGTACTGGGAATACGGTCTCACCAAGCTGGGGATCGATCTGCAGGGCGCGACACCGTTTTGGCGCGCCACATTCGCCCAGGACCTCACGGCCATGAAGCTCCTCGCCGCGTACGGCGCGGACCCGAACATCCCTACGTCATGGCCGGCCATTGGGATGAGAGAGCGCCGGCAGCAGGATGGGCGCCAACAGGAAGACTCGGGGCTGCCGTCGATTCCTGAGGGAGTGCCGAGCGCGTATCCCGTGCATATCGCCGCGGGAGGGGGATGGCTCGGGCTCGGCGCCTTCAGCGTCCGTAGCGTGCCCGACCAGTTCATGTCGGCCTTGATGTACCTGATCGAGGAGCACGGCGCCGACGTCGACCTCAGGGACTCGTGGGGTTACACGCCACTGCACTACGCGGCGTCCCGGGGGGATGACGAGATGATCCGTTACCTGATGGCGCAGGGCGCGGACGTCGGGGCGATCACCCGCCTCGGTCAGTCCACGGCCGACATGGCTCGCGGAGGTCGCGCTGGCTTCTTCACGCGGGTGGCGTACCCGGAGACGGTGACGCTGCTGCGGAGCCTGGGCTCGACGTTGGAGTGCCTGCACACGCACTTCTTGGACACCGGAGACTTCTGTCCGGGCGCCGGCGTGACCTGGGGAAGTGAGTTGGGGTCCCGCAAGCCCGGAAGCGGCAGGTAGAGCCACTTTGGAACCCCGAATGCTGATGTCTATTGGCACTGTCGCAGTTCCATCCGTCGAGAGAGGTGTTTCCATGTCGTATGCGAGTCGAGTCGGTCTGATGTTTCTTTTCGTCGGCGCCGGAGTTGGCGCGACCGCGGTCGCGTTGGACGCGCAGAACAGTGCGCCCAACCCATATCGGACGGTGCCCGGGGTCTGGGCGCCGCTTCCCGACGGCCGAGATTGGGGTTCGACCAGTCTCGTGGAGGTATCCCCGGACGGCGAGACGATCTGGGCTGTCGACCGCTGCGGAGAGAACACCTGTGTCGGTCACGACGACCTGGACGTCGTCTTCCAGTTCGATAAGAGGGGTCGCATCCTCAAGCAGTTCGGAGCCGGAATGTTCGAGTGGCCCCATGGGATCGACGTGGACGACGACGGCAACATCTGGGTGGCGGATGCTCGGGGGAACGAGGAGCGCGGCCGGGGCCATCAGGTGATCAAGTTCAGCCCGGAGGGAGAGGTCTTGCTGCGCCTGGGCACGGCCGGGGTGGCTGGGCGGACCCAGACCACGCTCGACCAGCCCAACGACGTGTTGGTTGCGCCCAACGGAGACATCTTCGTGGCCGACGGGCACCCCGCGAACGGAAACAACCGGATCGTCAAGTACTCGAGTGACGGCACGTATCTCATGGAGTGGGGCGAGACGGGCGCTGAGCGTGGGGAGTTCAGGACGCCGCACGCACTCGCGATGGATGACGACGGCCTCCTCTACGTGGGAGACCGCAGCAACCGGCGGATCCAGGTGTTCGAGCAGGATGGCACCTTCGTTCGCGACTTCTACAACATGGGGCGGGCCAGCGGCATCACGATTCACAATAACAAGCTCTACGTGGCAGACTCGGAATCCAGCTTCACGCGCAACCCGGGATTCAGGCGCGGCATCCGCGTGATGGACCTCGACACCGGCTATGTCATCGCGTTTATCCCCGATCCGGAGACCGACCCGAGCAACGCCGGAACGAGCGCTGCCGAGGGCGTCGCGGTGGACAATGACGGCAACGTCTACGGTGCGGAGGTCGGTCCTCGTATGCTGCGGAAGCACATAGCGCGGTAGGGTCAGGACGCACAGCGTTACCTCGGGGCCACTCAGCCTGGCCTCGAGTCGTGAGTCTTCAGCGCCCTCCCCGTGGGAGGCACCCGGTTCCACAACGGGATGAGCAGCAGGCCAGCGACGAGAGCGGCGACGGAGAAGCCGTAGAAGAGAATGACGGTGGTGTCGGTGCCTGGGAACCAAGCCATGAGATAGCCTGGGAGGGCCACGCCCAGGATCTGTCCGAACGAGCCCCACCCGTTGATGAAGCCAGCCGCGCTTCCTGCACCCCTCTTGGTCCCGAAATCGATGGCGGCCGTCGCGCTCAGCATCGAGTCCGGACCGTACAGGAAAAAACCGATCAAGAAGAATGCGACAAGCATCCCCCCGGTGCTGCCTGAGCTCGTCAGCGGTCCGAAGAAGAGAAGGACGATCGACAGGAGGAGAAGGCTGAGCACGCAAGCCGGAAACCGGCGCGCTTGGAAGAGCTTGTCGGAAACGAAACCGAGGGCGATCGGTGCCACGAGACCGGCCACCTCGAATGCCGCGGGAATCGCGGCTGCGAGGGCGAAGCTGTCGGACGCGAGTCGCTCACTCGCGATGACGGGACCCCAGAAGAGGATCGCGTACCGTGCGGGCTTCAATAGAAAATAGACCAGCGCCATGACCAGTACAGGAGGACTGCGGAACACTTTCCCGATGAGGTTCCAGGATCCCTCCTTCTCCTCATCGGGCGCGTCGCGGGCATCGACTACGGCCATCGGCTCGCCGCGGTACTCCTCGATCTCTTCGAGCCCGACATCTCGCGGTCGATCGCGCTGGAGGAAGTAGAAGGGAATCGAAATCAGGAGGAGGACGGCGGCGCCCGAAAAGAACGCCCAACGCCAATCGTCGAAGACCGAGTAGGCGACGTACCCGGCGAACGGGGATGCGACCATCCCGCCGAAGGCGTAGCTCGTGCACCAAAAGCCCATCACCCGGCCCCTCTCCTTGGACGAGAACCAGTACGCCATGTTCTTGGTCAGGGGTGCCCACCCGGTGGATTGGCAAAGACCTTGAACGAAGAAGAAGATGCCGAGGAGAACGACCGTGGAGGAAAGCCCCATGGCCACCGCGATAGCGGTCGACGCGAGCATCCCTCCGAGCACCACTCGCCGGGGGCCGAATCGGTCGGCGGACATGCCCCACAGGAACTGGCCCAGACCGTACGCGACGCTGTAGGCGACGTCGATGTTGCTCGCCATGAACCGGCGAGAGCCCGACCGCCGGATCCTCCAGAAGCCCGAGCTTGGCCACCGAGAATCCCTTGCGCGTAAGGTAAAACCCGGCGTAGGCGAGCCAGGTGAT is part of the Gemmatimonadota bacterium genome and encodes:
- a CDS encoding DUF1592 domain-containing protein; the encoded protein is MKTIAAGAALLGVWLAAGSHPAGTGTPWLEAGTVSLLPDAPPRTPTEVIQQYCVRCHNERRLAGNLTLETFVVEGADARAETAEKMILKLRAGMMPPPGARRPAGDTLRTLVETLEAVIDEAALTDSNPGGRRFQRLNRAEYQRVIRDLLALDVDAGRWLPPDTYLGSFDNLSAAQGLSPTLLEAYMRAATEISRLAVGVPDAVSSSTKYTSPIEVSQHAWDQLEGAPYGTRGGIVVTHDFPADGSYVFQVETLFGRGTSFEDIDLSIDGEGVALLALEHNGGRSVPIRTEPIVVAAGQHRVVAAFVRKIDGPYEDRLSPFDWSFVGGEDSQAWANYGITALPHLADLMITGPVRATGVVSETPSRREVFTCMPTTSAEERPCAESIVARLLREAYRRPVTAADIAGPMSFFDRGAAEGGFEIGVRTALQAILASPSFLFRLEREPADIGEGESYRLRDLDLATRVSFFLWATGPDEELLGLAAEGRLLDPGVLEQQVGRMLADPRAEALATRFAHQWLRLQDAAKNQPEPFFYPDFTGQLRADMVRETELFFGHLVRENLSFLELIDADYSFMNERLARHYGIPGVSGNEFRRVPYPDDARRGVLGHGSVLLLTSMSDRTSPVLRGKWVMEVLMGTPPPPPPPNVPAFDQTESVADGRRLTTRERMERHRADPTCNSCHRLMDPIGLALDNFDVTGRWRQRENMMPLDTRGTYYDGTPVSKLSELTEVLLGRPIPLVRNFATNLLAYAMGRRVEYYDQPAIRAIVRDAEADDYRMSSFILGVVRSDPFQMRRSQVTTDAEKGM
- a CDS encoding DUF1552 domain-containing protein — its product is MQFITGKHVSRRTFVRGMGATVALPFLDAMVPAGRSWRDSLAAPANTRLVCIEESMGCAGGSDWGDARNLFAPAKLGRDFEFSPTSQLAPLEQYREYLTIVSNTDCRMAEPYRAAEIGGDHDRSTAVFLTQAHPKQTQGSDLYLGTSLDQLHARRFGLDTALPSLELCTEPIDRGGGCAYNYHCAYTTSLAWASPTQPLPAIREPRAVFERLFGAGDTPEDRAARRRTDRSVIDWIATEVARLRMTLGAVDRLAMDEYLGHIREIERRIQLVEARNTSGEVREMPEAPSGVPDSWEEHMRLMFDLQVLALQTDLTRVITFKTGFDQSNRTFPDSGTTKSIHGASHHGNVAADIMDYNLINTYRLSQVGYFLERMKNTMEGDSSLLDKTAIVWGSPMGDPNLHNHRRCPLILMGHANGALEGNLHLRAPEGTPMANVFVSLMHGIGHDDMHGFGDSTGEFSLTFPRGAVSAAGAGSVSRDRGA
- a CDS encoding ankyrin repeat domain-containing protein, translated to MSVRRLQGVIGAVFVVALLSGAALPLDTPLVDAARRGEVEVVRSLLESGVDVTEAQGDGLTALHAAAERGHVEITKLLISAGAELNAETRIGRYTPLHLAGRGGHGRVVMALVEAGADVNVTTTNTGVTPLHLAAAAVGGEKAVATLLEHGAAVNAREASSGQTPLMFAAAYDRWAAVGELLSRGADPAITTEVIDVLRSVAIDREANRRFRQMVASLRDSEEKAADWEPSPAQVQAVIRAQREFLLADDPVGKFDASELVNYRPDYPGGPDVARPPYRETLVGKTGGMTALLHAAREGHVESARMLLDGGANIDQVSGGDRTSSLLMATLNGQFDLALLLVERGADPDLAASTDGSTPLFAVLQTQWAPKSNYPQPRAHDNQQAEHLDVLRALLEAGADPNVRLNTHLWYWEYGLTKLGIDLQGATPFWRATFAQDLTAMKLLAAYGADPNIPTSWPAIGMRERRQQDGRQQEDSGLPSIPEGVPSAYPVHIAAGGGWLGLGAFSVRSVPDQFMSALMYLIEEHGADVDLRDSWGYTPLHYAASRGDDEMIRYLMAQGADVGAITRLGQSTADMARGGRAGFFTRVAYPETVTLLRSLGSTLECLHTHFLDTGDFCPGAGVTWGSELGSRKPGSGR